The following are encoded together in the Variovorax sp. PBS-H4 genome:
- a CDS encoding Bug family tripartite tricarboxylate transporter substrate binding protein, translated as MPLHRAPVLCAIASAAALFCGGALAAYPEKSITIVVPTAAGGANDAMARVIGQAMSAALKQPVVIDNKAGANGAIASEFVMRAPPDGYTLMLGYVATHAMNPALQKLRYDPVKDFEPVGMVGTSATLMVVHPSVKANNAKDLVAALKAAPDKTSYASAGNGTAPHFAAEMFKLSTGTSMLHVPYKGSAPAITDTIGGQTQVMFPSLFTAIPYVRGGKLKAIGVAGSKRSPLMPEVPTLKEQGIDNVDVSQWYGIFAPAKTPRHVTEQLNKVLNQALADKSVVKKLEDHGAEVEIMAPEQMRTYVQQEQVKWKKVVQAAKLTAD; from the coding sequence CCATCGCCTCGGCGGCTGCGCTTTTCTGCGGCGGCGCGCTGGCTGCCTACCCGGAGAAATCGATCACGATCGTGGTGCCGACCGCGGCCGGCGGCGCCAACGACGCCATGGCGCGAGTCATCGGCCAGGCGATGTCGGCGGCGCTCAAGCAGCCGGTGGTGATCGACAACAAGGCAGGTGCCAATGGCGCGATCGCCAGCGAGTTCGTCATGCGCGCCCCGCCGGACGGCTACACGCTGATGCTGGGCTATGTCGCCACGCATGCAATGAATCCTGCCTTGCAGAAGTTGCGCTACGACCCGGTGAAGGACTTCGAGCCCGTCGGCATGGTTGGAACTTCCGCGACACTGATGGTCGTCCATCCGTCGGTGAAGGCGAACAATGCCAAGGATCTCGTCGCGGCGCTGAAGGCCGCGCCCGACAAGACCAGCTATGCGTCTGCCGGCAACGGGACGGCGCCGCATTTCGCCGCGGAAATGTTCAAGCTGTCGACGGGCACCAGCATGCTTCATGTTCCGTACAAGGGGTCCGCGCCCGCCATCACCGACACCATCGGGGGCCAGACCCAGGTCATGTTCCCGAGCCTCTTCACTGCCATTCCCTACGTGAGGGGCGGCAAGCTCAAGGCGATCGGCGTGGCAGGCAGCAAGCGTTCGCCGCTGATGCCGGAGGTCCCGACGCTCAAGGAGCAAGGCATCGACAACGTGGACGTCTCGCAGTGGTACGGCATCTTCGCGCCTGCCAAGACGCCCAGACACGTGACCGAGCAACTCAACAAGGTCCTCAACCAGGCCCTGGCCGACAAGAGCGTGGTCAAGAAACTGGAGGACCACGGTGCCGAGGTGGAGATCATGGCGCCCGAGCAGATGCGCACGTATGTCCAACAGGAGCAGGTCAAGTGGAAGAAGGTGGTCCAGGCAGCAAAACTGACGGCCGACTGA
- a CDS encoding 4-oxalomesaconate tautomerase: MSRTLPCVLMRAGTSRGPFFLREWLPEGDEERDQALIGAIGASDPLQLDGVGGGSTLNSKVAIVSRSKEPGCDLDYLFAQVGVGHRSVDTRPNCGNMLSGVAPFAIEQGLVAAQDGVTRVRVFNVNTQSRIDVTVRTPGRRVTYEGDARIDGVAGTAAPILLNFLDAWGAVTGRVFPTGRRIDTIDGVEVTCIDAAMPLMIVRARDLGVTGSEKPAALDSNAALLERLEGLRLQAGLLMGLGDVSASVIPKPVLVSAGNSPESITSRYFTPHRCHASHAVTGAIGVLSAFALPGTVASGAAAREPGRHDLVLLHPAGQIDVEVELDGRAEQATVKAAALVRTARKIMQGEMQLPDYVFTRPDAVAPMVASFPRKPITVIVPTRAGGGNDTMARIIAAELKPLLGQEVLVDNRAGANGAIASEYVAKAEPDGHTLMFGYVGTHAMNPALQKLGYHPLNDFEPVGLIGSSPTLMVANRHAGFDDVRGLLQRLRSRPGSIRYASAGDGTPPHFAAELFQLNTGTKMEGRTYEGAAPAIVDTLDGRSQVMFPSLFTAHPFILDGRLRALAVAGSARLAALPAVPVLSESGIREVDVSQWYGLFAPASTPPAVIAQLNRALNQVLANPQVAARFERQGASVEAGPPSALGDRVRHELHRWQAVVAEAGLAPQDIRLLAAE; encoded by the coding sequence ATGAGCAGGACCCTCCCTTGCGTGCTGATGCGTGCGGGTACCTCGCGCGGCCCTTTTTTCCTGCGGGAGTGGCTGCCCGAGGGTGACGAGGAGCGCGACCAGGCGCTGATCGGTGCGATCGGCGCCTCCGATCCGCTGCAACTCGACGGCGTGGGCGGCGGCAGCACCCTCAACAGCAAGGTCGCCATCGTCTCCCGCTCGAAGGAGCCTGGTTGCGACCTGGACTACCTGTTCGCACAGGTGGGAGTCGGCCACCGATCCGTCGACACCCGTCCGAATTGCGGGAACATGCTGTCGGGCGTCGCGCCCTTCGCGATAGAGCAGGGCCTGGTCGCGGCGCAGGACGGGGTCACGCGGGTGCGCGTCTTCAACGTCAACACCCAATCGCGCATCGACGTCACGGTCAGGACGCCCGGCAGGCGCGTCACCTACGAAGGAGATGCGCGCATCGACGGTGTGGCCGGTACCGCCGCACCGATCCTCCTCAACTTCCTGGACGCATGGGGCGCCGTGACCGGCAGGGTCTTTCCGACCGGCCGGCGCATCGACACGATCGACGGCGTCGAGGTGACCTGCATCGATGCGGCGATGCCGCTCATGATCGTGCGCGCGCGGGACCTCGGCGTGACCGGCTCCGAAAAGCCCGCGGCGCTGGACTCCAATGCGGCGCTGCTGGAGCGGCTTGAGGGCTTGCGTCTGCAGGCTGGCTTGCTGATGGGGCTGGGGGATGTCTCCGCCAGTGTCATTCCCAAGCCGGTGCTGGTCAGCGCGGGCAACTCGCCCGAAAGCATCACCTCGCGCTACTTCACCCCGCACCGCTGCCATGCTTCGCATGCGGTCACCGGCGCCATCGGCGTTCTCAGCGCCTTTGCGCTTCCGGGCACGGTCGCCAGCGGCGCCGCGGCGCGTGAGCCGGGCCGCCACGACCTGGTGCTGCTGCATCCGGCCGGGCAGATCGACGTGGAGGTCGAACTCGACGGCCGGGCCGAGCAGGCGACCGTGAAGGCGGCTGCACTGGTGCGTACCGCTCGAAAGATCATGCAGGGCGAAATGCAGTTGCCCGACTATGTCTTCACCCGACCCGATGCCGTTGCGCCCATGGTGGCCAGCTTCCCGCGCAAACCGATCACTGTCATCGTGCCCACCCGGGCAGGGGGAGGCAACGACACGATGGCCAGGATCATCGCTGCCGAGCTGAAGCCCTTGCTCGGCCAGGAGGTCCTCGTGGACAACCGTGCCGGCGCGAACGGTGCCATCGCGAGCGAGTACGTCGCCAAGGCGGAACCGGACGGCCACACCCTCATGTTCGGGTACGTGGGCACCCACGCCATGAACCCGGCATTGCAGAAGCTGGGCTACCACCCGCTCAACGATTTCGAGCCCGTCGGATTGATCGGATCGTCCCCGACCCTGATGGTCGCCAACCGGCACGCGGGCTTCGACGACGTCCGCGGCCTCCTGCAGCGTCTGCGCAGCAGGCCAGGCAGCATCCGTTACGCATCGGCGGGTGACGGTACGCCGCCGCACTTTGCCGCGGAACTGTTTCAGCTCAACACGGGCACGAAGATGGAAGGCAGAACCTACGAAGGCGCAGCGCCTGCCATCGTGGACACTCTCGACGGCCGCTCGCAGGTGATGTTTCCCAGCCTGTTCACAGCGCATCCCTTCATCCTCGACGGTCGGCTGCGTGCCCTGGCCGTTGCCGGATCAGCGCGTCTCGCCGCGTTGCCCGCGGTGCCTGTGCTGTCGGAATCAGGCATCCGGGAAGTCGACGTGTCCCAGTGGTATGGGCTGTTTGCGCCCGCAAGCACCCCGCCCGCCGTCATTGCGCAGCTCAACCGCGCCCTGAACCAGGTTCTTGCCAACCCGCAAGTGGCCGCCCGGTTCGAGCGCCAAGGCGCGAGCGTCGAGGCCGGGCCTCCCTCTGCGCTTGGAGATCGCGTACGGCACGAACTGCATCGCTGGCAGGCCGTGGTGGCCGAGGCCGGGCTGGCGCCGCAAGACATCCGCCTGCTTGCCGCGGAGTGA